One Trichomycterus rosablanca isolate fTriRos1 chromosome 10, fTriRos1.hap1, whole genome shotgun sequence DNA window includes the following coding sequences:
- the LOC134321718 gene encoding galanin receptor 2a: protein MNTSQQVQFSTNRRVESAIISSVFALIFLLGTVGNCLVLAVLLRNGQMNTKTTNMFILNLGLADLCFIWFCVPLQATIYTMDEWVFGTIVCKVVHFIIYLTMYASVFTLTAVSLDRYLAICYPLHARELRTPRNTLTSICVVWGLSLAFSGPYLSYYQQMELNHTTVCVPAWDIQHRRAMDVCTFVFGYLIPVLVLCLTYGRTIRYLWTSVDPMQDAWECRHAKRRVTKMIVIVAVLFCLCWLPHHLVILYMWFGHFPLNRATYVLRILSHLVAYANSCLNPIVYALVSKHFRKGFWKVFGCKTQKRLVNKVNAAPQAQAMSLVEVASSDGSNQSDGSGRARFLNKDGRKMVASAFMTFNVT from the exons ATGAACACATCACAGCAGGTTCAGTTCTCCACCAACAGGAGGGTTGAGTCCGCCATCATCTCTTCAGTATTCGCTCTTATTTTTCTGCTTGGCACCGTAGGAAACTGCCTGGTGCTCGCTGTTCTGCTCCGCAACGGCCAGATGAACACCAAGACCACCAACATGTTTATTCTGAACCTGGGTCTGGCTGATCTCTGCTTCATCTGGTTCTGCGTGCCTCTCCAGGCCACCATCTACACCATGGACGAGTGGGTGTTCGGAACCATCGTATGTAAGGTCGTGCACTTTATCATCTACCTGACCATGTATGCCAGCGTCTTTACTCTTACAGCTGTTTCACTGGACAG ATATTTAGCCATCTGCTACCCCCTGCATGCCAGAGAACTGCGAACCCCACGTAACACCCTCACCTCCATCTGTGTGGTGTGGGGTCTCTCGCTGGCGTTCTCCGGCCCTTACCTGAGCTACTACCagcagatggagctaaatcacaCCACAGTGTGCGTCCCCGCCTGGGACATCCAGCACCGCCGAGCCATGGACGTCTGCACTTTCGTTTTCGGCTACTTAATCCCCGTTCTGGTCCTCTGTCTGACGTACGGGAGGACCATCCGCTACCTGTGGACCAGCGTGGACCCCATGCAGGACGCCTGGGAGTGTCGGCACGCCAAGCGCCGGGTGACCAAGATGATTGTGATCGTGGCGGTTCTGTtttgcctctgctggctgccgCACCACCTGGTCATCTTGTACATGTGGTTCGGTCATTTCCCCCTCAATCGTGCCACCTACGTTCTACGAATACTCTCTCATCTGGTGGCGTACGCCAACTCCTGCCTCAACCCGATAGTGTACGCGCTAGTGTCCAAGCACTTCCGTAAAGGTTTTTGGAAGGTGTTCGGGTGCAAAACTCAGAAGCGACTGGTCAATAAGGTGAACGCGGCTCCGCAGGCGCAGGCCATGAGTTTGGTGGAGGTCGCGTCCAGCGATGGATCCAATCAGAGCGACGGATCTGGAAGAGCTCGATTCCTTAACAAGGATGGAAGGAAGATGGTGGCGAGTGCTTTTATGACCTTTAATGTCACTTAA
- the si:ch211-250n8.1 gene encoding uncharacterized protein si:ch211-250n8.1 isoform X2: protein MPSKEPLIETLKVCIVNLQTDGPVTDSSPHLTSCCELLELILRKGLQQPVLSLKHRDYWCCFEQLLHHDTCGSLGAISLAVQRTTPCPKLLSDQGRGRYFMRLMLTRRTLGNVVKHMLHTDRIMEWYSPDISVLRNEELMEPFVSLCMVLSDMEFKLNIENCSFLDESWLLPVCDTYEVVPCRELGIVLRYLDRRVFVVELLPGGQAQADMFAEPGDIIDEINGVSLRNSSNGQASVVLSRLKGRPLFLRLLRWRAEDGAAYRPLLPLLRRLKQENPSLEFGSTRPKPSGQNHSQCLKEGRLLYGVQLIGRTNIGLVQYRAVTEERMLCSMPSPSYCNRVRAGRRCCWM, encoded by the exons ATGCCGAGCAAAGAGCCGCTCATCGAGACCCTGAAAG tgtgtattgTGAATCTGCAAACCGATGGTCCAGTGACTGACTCGAGTCCTCACCTGACATCATGCTGTGAGCTACTGGAGCTCATACTGCGCAAAGGACTGCAAC AGCCAGTACTGAGTTTGAAACACAGAGACTACTGGTGTTGTTTTGAGCAGTTACTGCACCACGATACATGTGGCAG CCTGGGTGCGATCTCTTTAGCAGTACAGAGGACCACACCGTGCCCCAAACTTCTCAGCGATCAGGGGCGAGGACGCTACTTCATGAGACTAATGCTGACCAGGAGAActctgggaaatgtagtcaaGCACATGCTGCATACAGACAGAATCATGGAG tggTACAGTCCTGACATTTCTGTACTGAGGAATGAGGAATTAATGG AGCCGTTTGTCTCTCTCTGTATGGTTCTGTCTGATATGGAATTCAAGCTGAACATAGAG AACTGCAGCTTTCTGGATGAGAGTTGGCTGCTTCCG GTGTGCGACACCTATGAGGTCGTGCCGTGTCGAGAGTTGGGGATCGTCCTCAG GTATCTGGACAGGCGGGTGTTCGTGGTGGAGCTGCTCCCAGGTGGACAGGCTCAGGCGGACATGTTTGCGGAGCCCGGTGATATCATCGATGAAATTAATGGCGTATCGCTGAGGAATTCCAGCAATGGGCAG GCAAGTGTGGTGTTGTCCAGGCTGAAAGGTCGGCCTCTGTTCCTACGCCTGCTGCGCTGGAGAGCCGAGGACGGAGCTGCGTATCGGCCCCTATTGCCACTGTTACGCCGGCTCAAACAGGAAAATCCCTCACTGGAGTTCGGCTCAACACGGCCAAAACCCTCAGGGCAAAACCACAGCCAGTGCCTCAAAGAAGGGCG GCTCCTGTACGGCGTTCAGCTGATAGGAAGAACAAACATAGGACTGGTACAGTACAGAGCTGT TACGGAGGAAAGGATGCTCTGCAGTATGCCATCCCCGTCGTACTGCAACAGAGTCAGAGCAGGAAG gaggtGCTGTTGGATGTGA
- the si:ch211-250n8.1 gene encoding uncharacterized protein si:ch211-250n8.1 isoform X1, with protein sequence MPSKEPLIETLKVCIVNLQTDGPVTDSSPHLTSCCELLELILRKGLQQPVLSLKHRDYWCCFEQLLHHDTCGSLGAISLAVQRTTPCPKLLSDQGRGRYFMRLMLTRRTLGNVVKHMLHTDRIMEWYSPDISVLRNEELMEPFVSLCMVLSDMEFKLNIENCSFLDESWLLPVCDTYEVVPCRELGIVLRYLDRRVFVVELLPGGQAQADMFAEPGDIIDEINGVSLRNSSNGQASVVLSRLKGRPLFLRLLRWRAEDGAAYRPLLPLLRRLKQENPSLEFGSTRPKPSGQNHSQCLKEGRLLYGVQLIGRTNIGLYGGKDALQYAIPVVLQQSQSRKEVLLDVKETHLTCMDKSSKQQLFQHHFPEISCVGRFGQPDYTVFAFCVVDTAVMGFCCVVLQAASSGECEEIVHRIAAGFKNTEWFV encoded by the exons ATGCCGAGCAAAGAGCCGCTCATCGAGACCCTGAAAG tgtgtattgTGAATCTGCAAACCGATGGTCCAGTGACTGACTCGAGTCCTCACCTGACATCATGCTGTGAGCTACTGGAGCTCATACTGCGCAAAGGACTGCAAC AGCCAGTACTGAGTTTGAAACACAGAGACTACTGGTGTTGTTTTGAGCAGTTACTGCACCACGATACATGTGGCAG CCTGGGTGCGATCTCTTTAGCAGTACAGAGGACCACACCGTGCCCCAAACTTCTCAGCGATCAGGGGCGAGGACGCTACTTCATGAGACTAATGCTGACCAGGAGAActctgggaaatgtagtcaaGCACATGCTGCATACAGACAGAATCATGGAG tggTACAGTCCTGACATTTCTGTACTGAGGAATGAGGAATTAATGG AGCCGTTTGTCTCTCTCTGTATGGTTCTGTCTGATATGGAATTCAAGCTGAACATAGAG AACTGCAGCTTTCTGGATGAGAGTTGGCTGCTTCCG GTGTGCGACACCTATGAGGTCGTGCCGTGTCGAGAGTTGGGGATCGTCCTCAG GTATCTGGACAGGCGGGTGTTCGTGGTGGAGCTGCTCCCAGGTGGACAGGCTCAGGCGGACATGTTTGCGGAGCCCGGTGATATCATCGATGAAATTAATGGCGTATCGCTGAGGAATTCCAGCAATGGGCAG GCAAGTGTGGTGTTGTCCAGGCTGAAAGGTCGGCCTCTGTTCCTACGCCTGCTGCGCTGGAGAGCCGAGGACGGAGCTGCGTATCGGCCCCTATTGCCACTGTTACGCCGGCTCAAACAGGAAAATCCCTCACTGGAGTTCGGCTCAACACGGCCAAAACCCTCAGGGCAAAACCACAGCCAGTGCCTCAAAGAAGGGCG GCTCCTGTACGGCGTTCAGCTGATAGGAAGAACAAACATAGGACTG TACGGAGGAAAGGATGCTCTGCAGTATGCCATCCCCGTCGTACTGCAACAGAGTCAGAGCAGGAAG gaggtGCTGTTGGATGTGAAGGAGACTCACCTGACCTGCATGGATAAATCCAGTAAACAG cagCTTTTCCAGCACCACTTTCCCGAGATCTCGTGCGTGGGGAGGTTCGGCCAGCCGGATTACACCGTCtttgctttctgtgtggt AGACACTGCAGTCATGGGTTTCTGCTGTGTGGTTCTACAGGCAGCATCCAGCGGCGAGTGTGAGGAGATCGTCCACCGGATAG CCGCTggatttaaaaacactgaatgGTTCGTTTGA
- the unk gene encoding RING finger protein unkempt homolog, which produces MAKAPMQVSSSVTILGSSSSSSSSTQPEKPQHYTYLKEFRTEQCPLFVQHKCTQHRPFTCFHWHFLNQRRRRPVRKRDGAFSYSPDVYCTKYDEGTGTCPDGDECPFLHRTAGDTERRYHLRYYKTGSCIHETDAKGHCSKNGPHCAFAHGSHDLRAPVYDIREMQALEVQAGSCLVESGVGEGQSGLVASAALIEKTLSEEPRWQDNSYVLSHYKTELCKKPPRLCRQGYACPYYHNSKDRRRCPHKHKYRALPCPSVKHSDEWGDPSKCESGENCQYCHTRTEQQFHPEIYKSTKCNDMQQSGSCPRGPFCAFAHLEKASGIEDQPFPDCSSSPPSGHRSASLDSNTEQSLFRKAMYEETSYLDVSNCIWAGDGGYGKAPGFEREDQAKQKTFTMDHRCKDLGSLHGKPELSVFLPVGSPVSLSSSVPSSLAATPPSPAPSSGMNANALPFYPTSDTVESVVESALDDLDLNAFGVSVLEKSLESSSMPSMRLMLGGSPLQSSAPVNIPGSLSSPSAFRSPSPSPPIRAHASPFLSAQLPHSSQSETSFLGPSHSSLGLNGMNSSIWEHFPLGSSPTGSVFSEASRLKQEVEEAHRVLKQWDQSWRQMSQSWAVLKSDAEEARLLAGRLGLEAERARQAEEEAQEQAACLEEALESLRSSENPLLQLHQLHLLHKLPLSSVCSLQAQICTSLRTVEQAVYRKQHLCCVSCEELGSVALPCQHGVCCERCASSAKCPVCSEHSKGLNLPQS; this is translated from the exons ATGGCGAAAGCGCCTATGCAGGTCAGTTCATCAGTAACTATCCTCGGATCTTCCTCGTCTTCATCCTCCTCAACGCAACCGGAGAAACCGCAGCACTACAC GTACCTGAAGGAGTTCAGAACTGAGCAGTGTCCTCTGTTCGTGCAGCACAAATGCACACAGCATCGGCCCTTCACCTGCTTCCACTGGCACTTCCTCAACCAGCGAAGGAGACGGCCCGTCCGCAAACGGGACGGTGCCTTCAGCTACAGCCCGGACGTCTACTGCACCAAATACGATGAGGGCACCGGCACGTGCCCCGACGGAGACGA ATGTCCTTTCCTGCACCGGACCGCCGGTGACACAGAGCGGCGCTACCACCTGCGCTACTACAAGACCGGTTCTTGTATTCACGAGACGGATGCTAAAGGCCACTGCAGCAAGAACGGCCCCCACTGTGCTTTCGCACACGGCTCTCATGACCTTCGAGCACCAGTATATGACATAAG GGAGATGCAGGCTCTAGAGGTGCAGGCTGGATCCTGTTTGGTTGAGTCTGGGGTTGGTGAGGGACAGTCGGGTCTCGTGGCCAGTGCAGCTCTTATAGAGAAGACTCTGAGTGAGGAGCCGCGTTGGCAAG ATAACAGTTACGTGTTATCACACTATAAGACCGAGCTGTGCAAGAAGCCACCGCGCCTGTGTCGCCAGGGCTACGCCTGCCCGTACTATCACAACAGCAAGGACCGCAGACGCTGCCCTCACAAGCACAAATACAG aGCCCTGCCGTGTCCCTCAGTAAAGCACAGTGATGAGTGGGGCGACCCCAGTAAGTGCGAGAGTGGCGAGAACTGCCAGTACTGTCATACACGTACAGAGCAGCAGTTTCACCCCGAG ATCTACAAATCCACCAAATGCAATGATATGCAGCAGAGTGGCAGCTGCCCCAGAGGACCCTTTTGTGCTTTCGCTCACCTAGAGA AAGCAAGTGGAATTGAGGACCAGCCCTTCCCAGACTGCAGTTCGTCTCCTCCTTCGGGCCACCGCTCAGCAAGCTTGGACAGCAACACAGAGCAAAGCCTTTTTAGAAAAGCTATGTATGAGGAGACTTCGTATTTGGACGTCTCTAATTGCATCTGGGCAGGAGATGGGGGGTATGGAAAAGCCCCGGGCTTTGAGAGAGAGGATCAG GCGAAGCAGAAGACGTTCACAATGGACCATCGCTGTAAAGACCTCGGATCATTACACGGCAAGCCG GAGCTGTCAGTGTTTCTGCCAGTGGGCAGCCCAGTCAGTCTCTCATCCAGTGTGCCATCCAGCCTGGCGGCGACCCCACCCAGCCCGGCACCTTCGTCCGGGATGAATGCTAACGCGCTGCCCTTTTATCCCACCAGTGACACTGTGGAGTCTGTAGTAG AGTCGGCGCTGGATGATCTGGACCTGAATGCGTTCGGCGTGTCGGTGCTAGAGAAAAGCCTGGAGAGCAGCTCAATGCCCAGCATGAGACTTATGTTAG GAGGGAGTCCTCTTCAGAGTTCAGCCCCAGTTAACATCCCAGGATCCCTCAGCAGCCCCTCCGCCTTTAGATCTCCCTCCCCGTCTCCTCCAATCAGAGCTCACGCTTCTCCGTTTCTGTCCGCCCAGTTGCCACATTCCAGCCAATCAGAGACCAGCTTTCTGGGACCTTCTCATAGTTCTTTGG GCTTGAATGGAATGAACAGCAGTATTTGGGAGCACTTTCCTCTGGGCAGCTCTCCCACCGGGAGCGTGTTTTCGGAGGCCTCGCGCCTTAAACAGGAGGTGGAGGAGGCGCACAGAGTACTGAAGCAATGGGACCAGAGCTGGAGGCAGATGTCACAG TCATGGGCGGTACTAAAGTCAGACGCCGAGGAGGCCCGGTTGCTGGCTGGCCGGTTGGGTTTGGAGGCGGAGAGGGCACGCCAGGCCGAAGAGGAGGCGCAGGAGCAGGCCGCGTGTCTGGAGGAAGCGCTGGAGAGTTTACGCAGCTCGGAGAACCCCCTACTGCAACTGCACCAGCTTCATCTGCTACACAAGCTTCCACTCAGCTCTGTGTGCAGTCTGCAAGCTCAGATCTGCACCAGTCTGCGCACAGTGGAGCAG